A section of the Saccopteryx leptura isolate mSacLep1 chromosome 4, mSacLep1_pri_phased_curated, whole genome shotgun sequence genome encodes:
- the IRS2 gene encoding insulin receptor substrate 2, translating to MASPPLHGPPGPAGGDGPNLNNNNNNNNNSVRKCGYLRKQKHGHKRFFVLRGPGASGEEATAGGGRAPQPPRLEYYESEKKWRSKAGAPKRVISLDCCLNINKRADAKHKYLIALYTKDEYFAVAAENEQEQEGWYRALTDLVSEGRASAGDSAAVTAGSCSASLPGALGGSAGADENYGLVAPSTTAYREVWQVNLKPKGLGQSKNLTGVYRLCLSARTIGFVKLNCEQPSVTLQLMNIRRCGHSDSFFFIEVGRSAVTGPGELWMQADDSVVAQNIHETILEAMKALKELFEFRPRSKSQSSGSSATHPISVPGARRHHHLVNLPPSQTGLVRRSRTDSLAATPPATKCSSCRVRTASEGDGGAAAGTGAAGGRPVSVAGSPLSPGPVRAPLSRSHTLSGGCGSRASKVTLAPAGGALQHSRSMSMPVAHSPPAATSPGSLSSSSGHGSGSYPLPPGPHPHLQHPLHYHAGQRPSSGSASASGSPSDPGFMSLDEYGSSPGDLRAFCSHRSNTPESIAETPPARDGSGSELYGYMTMDRPLSHCGRPYHRRVSGDGAQDLDRGLRKRTYSLTTPARQRQVPQPSSASLDEYTLMRASFSGSSGRLCPSCPTSSPRVAYHPYPEDYCDIEIGSHRSSSSNLGTDDGYMPMTPGAALLGGGGGSGSCRSDDYMPMSPTSVSAPKQILQPRAAAAALPPTGPAVSAPANASSRAFPVNGASYKANSPTEVSVEDSGYMRMWCGPKLPMENTDSKLLPNGDYLNMSPSDAGTSGTPPDFFSAALHGGGEVLRGVPGFCYSSLPRSYKAPYSCNGDHDQYVLMSSPVGRILEEERLEPQASVGTTKSASVFVAGVGGGGHTQSPHSVVPSPGRLSGSGSGRPEGFLNQRGRAVRPTRLSLEGIQTLPSMHEYPLPPEPKSPGEYINIDFGEGGARLSPPAQPLLASAASSSSLLSASSPASSLGSGTPGTSSDSRQRSPLSDYMNLDFSSPKSPKPGTQSGDAVGSLDALLSPETSSRYPPLPPRPAAPSSSSNSSQPQPPPPPPPGELYRLPPPSTSQGPSAASSSSSGTGDNGDYTEMAFGVAATPPQPIVAPSKPEGARMTSPTSGMKRLSLMDQVSGVEAFLQAGQPPDPHRGAKVIRADPQGGRRRHSSETFSSTTTVTPVSPSFAHNPKRHNSASVENVSLRKSSEGGIGGGGDELTTSSRQLQPPLPQQARPWTPSQSGGLIGCPGGSGSPMRRETSAGFQNGLNYIAIDVRDEPGLSPSPQQHSHQQPSDKSTWGRTRSLGGLISTVGTSSAGGVCGGPGPGALPSNTYASIDFLSHHLKEATIVKE from the exons ATGGCGAGCCCGCCCCTGCACGGACCCCCCGGGCCGGCGGGCGGCGACGGCCCCAacctcaataacaacaacaacaacaacaacaacagcgtGCGCAAGTGCGGCTACCTGCGCAAGCAGAAACACGGCCACAAGCGCTTCTTCGTGCTGCGCGGGCCCGGCGCGAGCGGCGAGGAGGCGACGGCGGGCGGTGGTCGGGCGCCGCAGCCGCCGCGGCTCGAGTACTACGAGAGCGAGAAGAAGTGGCGGAGCAAGGCGGGCGCCCCGAAGCGGGTCATCTCTCTGGACTGCTGTCTGAACATCAACAAGCGCGCCGACGCCAAGCACAAGTACCTGATCGCCCTCTACACCAAGGACGAGTACTTCGCCGTGGCGGCCGAGAAcgagcaggagcaggagggctGGTACCGCGCGCTCACCGACCTGGTCAGTGAGGGCCGCGCTAGTGCGGGCGACTCGGCCGCCGTCACCGCCGGGTCCTGCAGTGCCTCCTTGCCCGGCGCCTTGGGCGGCTCGGCCGGCGCCGATGAAAACTACGGGCTGGTGGCGCCCTCCACGACCGCCTACCGCGAGGTGTGGCAGGTAAACCTGAAGCCCAAGGGCCTGGGCCAGAGCAAGAACCTGACAGGCGTATACCGCCTGTGCCTGTCCGCGCGCACCATTGGCTTTGTGAAGCTGAACTGTGAGCAGCCGTCGGTGACACTGCAGCTCATGAACATCCGCCGTTGTGGCCACTCGGACAGCTTCTTCTTCATCGAGGTGGGGCGCTCGGCTGTCACCGGCCCTGGCGAGCTGTGGATGCAGGCCGACGACTCGGTGGTGGCCCAGAACATCCATGAGACCATCCTGGAGGCCATGAAGGCACTCAAGGAGCTCTTTGAATTCCGGCCGCGCAGCAAAAGCCAGTCGTCGGGCTCGTCGGCCACACACCCCATCAGCGTCCCAGGCGCTCGCCGCCACCATCACCTCGTCAACCTGCCCCCCAGCCAGACGGGCCTGGTGCGCCGCTCACGCACCGACAGCCTGGCTGCCACCCCGCCGGCCACCAAATGCAGCTCATGCCGGGTGCGCACGGCCAGCGAGGGCGATGGCGGCGCGGCAGCAGGGACTGGGGCAGCGGGCGGCAGGCCAGTGTCGGTGGCAGGGAGCCCTCTGAGCCCCGGGCCGGTGCGCGCGCCCCTGAGCCGCTCGCACACTCTGAGCGGCGGCTGCGGCAGCCGCGCGAGCAAGGTGACGCTGGCGCCGGCAGGGGGCGCCCTGCAACACAGCCGCTCTATGTCCATGCCCGTGGCGCACTCGCCCCCTGCAGCCACCAGCCCAGGCAGCCTGTCGTCTAGCAGCGGGCATGGCTCCGGCTCCTACCCGCTGCCTCCGGGCCCGCACCCACACCTGCAGCATCCCTTGCATTACCACGCGGGTCAGCGGCCTTCCAGTGGCAGCGCCTCAGCCTCTGGTTCCCCTAGCGATCCCGGCTTCATGTCCCTGGATGAGTATGGCTCCAGCCCTGGGGACCTGAGAGCCTTCTGCAGCCACAGAAGCAACACGCCTGAGTCCATCGCTGAGACACCCCCGGCCAGGGACGGGAGTGGGAGCGAGCTATACGGGTACATGACCATGGACAGGCCCCTGAGCCACTGTGGCCGACCTTACCACCGTCGAGTCTCAGGGGATGGAGCTCAGGACTTGGACCGAGGGCTGAGGAAGAGGACTTACTCCCTGACCACACCTGCCCGGCAGCGCCAAGTGCCCCAGCCCTCCTCTGCATCCCTGGATGAATACACCCTGATGCGGGCCTCCTTCTCTGGCAGCTCGGGTCGCCTCTGCCCATCCTGCCCCACGTCTTCTCCCCGAGTGGCCTACCACCCTTATCCTGAGGACTACTGCGACATTGAGATTGGGTCCCATAGGAGCTCCAGCAGTAACCTGGGCACAGACGATGGTTACATGCCCATGACCCCTGGCGCGGCCCTCCTGGGTGGTGGCGGTGGCAGCGGCAGCTGTAGGAGTGACGACTACATGCCCATGAGTCCTACCAGCGTGTCTGCCCCCAAGCAGATCTTGCAGCCACGAGCTGCTGCTGCAGCCTTGCCCCCCACGGGACCTGCAGTGTCAGCACCCGCCAATGCTTCAAGCAGGGCCTTTCCAGTGAATGGGGCCAGCTACAAGGCCAACTCCCCCACCGAAGTCTCTGTCGAGGACAGTGGATACATGCGCATGTGGTGTGGCCCCAAGCTGCCCATGGAGAACACCGACAGCAAGCTGCTTCCCAACGGGGACTACCTCAATATGTCCCCCAGTGACGCGGGCACCTCGGGAACCCCACCCGACTTCTTCTCTGCAGCCTTGCATGGCGGTGGAGAGGTGCTCAGGGGCGTCCCTGGCTTCTGCTACAGCTCCTTGCCCCGCTCATACAAGGCTCCCTATTCCTGTAATGGGGACCATGACCAGTATGTGCTCATGAGCTCCCCGGTGGGGCGCATCCTGGAAGAGGAGAGGCTGGAGCCTCAGGCCAGTGTGGGGACTACGAAGTCCGCCAGCGTTTTCGTAGCTGGGGTTGGTGGGGGCGGCCACACCCAGTCTCCTCACTCCGTAGTGCCTTCGCCAGGGAGGCTAAGTGGCAGCGGCAGTGGCCGCCCAGAGGGCTTCCTCAATCAGCGTGGCCGGGCAGTGAGGCCTACGCGCCTGTCCCTGGAAGGGATTCAGACCCTGCCTAGCATGCATGAGTACCCTCTGCCGCCAGAGCCCAAGAGTCCTGGCGAATACATCAATATTGACTTCGGCGAGGGGGGAGCGCGCTTATCACCACCCGCCCAGCCGCTGCTGGCTTCGGCGGCTTCGTCCTCCTCGCTGCTGTCTGCCAGCAGCCCAGCCTCATCCTTGGGCTCTGGCACCCCAGGCACGAGCAGCGACAGTCGGCAGCGATCCCCGCTCTCTGACTACATGAACCTCGACTTCAGTTCACCCAAGTCACCCAAGCCTGGTACCCAGAGTGGGGATGCAGTGGGCTCTTTGGATGCCCTTCTGTCCCCTGAGACCTCCTCCCGGTACCCGCCACTGCCCCCGCGACCTGccgccccctcctcttcctccaactCTTCACAGCCTCAGccacctcccccaccacccccagggGAGCTGTACCGCCTGCCTCCTCCATCCACATCCCAGGGCCCCAGCGCTGCCTCCTCTTCGTCCTCGGGGACTGGGGATAATGGTGACTACACCGAGATGGCCTTTGGCGTGGCTGCCACCCCGCCACAACCCATCGTGGCCCCCTCAAAGCCGGAAGGTGCCCGCATGACCAGCCCCACGTCTGGCATGAAGAGGCTGAGTCTCATGGATCAGGTGTCTGGGGTCGAGGCCTTTCTGCAGGCTGGCCAGCCCCCAGACCCCCACCGGGGTGCCAAGGTCATCCGTGCAGACCCCCAGGGTGGCCGCCGCCGCCACAGCTCTGAGACCTTTTCCTCAACCACCACTGTGACTCCTGTGTCTCCGTCCTTCGCCCACAACCCGAAGCGCCACAACTCGGCCTCAGTGGAAAATGTCTCTCTCAGGAAAAGCAGCGAAGGAGGTATCGGTGGTGGGGGCGACGAGCTAACTACGTCCTCCCGCCAGTTGCAGCCACCGCTCCCCCAGCAGGCTCGGCCATGGACACCGAGTCAATCTGGGGGTCTGATTGGCTGCCCTGGGGGTAGCGGCTCTCCGATGCGCAGGGAGACCTCTGCCGGCTTCCAAAATGGCCTCAACTACATTGCCATTGATGTGAGGGATGAGCCAGGGCTGTCCCCGTCCCCGCAGCAACACTCACATCAGCAACCAAGTGATAAGAGCACCTGGGGCCGGACCCGTAGCCTCGGGGGTCTCATCAGCACTGTGGGGACCAGCAGCGCCggaggggtgtgtggggggcCAGGTCCTGGAGCCCTGCCCTCCAACACCTATGCCAGCATTGACTTCTTGTCTCATCACCTGAAGGAGGCCACCATTGTGAAAG AGTGA